ATCAGAACCATAGCCCATTCGCCTGGAAGGCCCCGAAGAGATTCAGCTCCCCCATATCTCTTCTTGTCCCTGTCCTGTCCTTCCCTAGCTTTAGCTCAGGCACAAACCTGTTCACTTTACAGTTTCCCTGGACTCTTCCTGAGATCTGGAAGCTTTGTGATTGCTTTCTCTAAAATGCTAGTGGGAATGGAGGAACTTTGCTGAGCATCAGCAGTGCTGTGTGTCTTTGTTCCTGCAATGGAAAGCCTTATGGTATCCCCCTTAGTGACATAAACAACAGGAAAGGTAACTGTTTAAACTCTTCTCCCATTCACTTTAATAATAACtgcaaaaatactttaaaaaaatacctttaaCCAGGTTCTCCTGCAGGGTGAGGATTTTGTCTTTATAGATCAGGACAGTCTTAAACTTTGATCCAGGTGGTATTTGATCCATTTAAAACAAGCTCCCAGTAGTGTTTAAGCAATGAATAAATGGGGTTCAGGTCCAAGAGCAGCAGTTTCATCCTGTGATTGTCCAACGGTGACAATCCTTAAATGCACCAATTTGGCCCTCTGATTCTCTCATCAGTCTTTCTGGATGTTCAAAAGGATTCTGTTTTCAAAAGCCGGAATAATTGTCGAAGCAGCACCCTTTTCTTCTGAGCATCCATTGCTACCATTTCTCTCCTTGCCTTcaaaaacaataacaattacTTTGGTTTTCTCTTAGATCATCCGGAAGCAAAGCAGGGCATGTCTGGGCTCCTGAAGGATCGACAGCTTTCAAGTGTCTAATCTcagccaggttctgtgcagctCTGCTAAGTAATATCTCTGACTGTGATGAAACATTTAACTACTGGGAACCTGTGAGTATCCTTCTTGCCTGTGGTGATATGTCTTACTGGCTTGCAGAACTGTGAATGTTGAATCAAGCCTCTTTAATCACTGCTGGATTTAAAAGTCTTGAGTTGTGCTCAGCTGAACCCTCTGGTCTTGTGTGAAACAAGGTCACAGATCCTGCGGAGATTAGTTTCTTAGGGCAAACATCATTGTAGCAAATTCCCCCATTTCTTTTTGATGACTTTGACAGTTACTGGCTGAGTGCTTGGTATTCTTTGTATGCATACCCATGTTGTAGAAAGCAAGATGCTGGAAATTTTCTGTTATGCATGTGTTTCATAGATGCACTACCTCGTTTATGGCAAAGGCTTCCAGACGTGGGAATATTCCCCTGTTTATGCCATTCGCTCCTATGCGTACCTGTGGCTCCATGCCCTCCCAGCCCTGTTCCATGCCAGAATTCTACAGACAAACAAGGTAACGTGCCTATATCGGCTTCTTCTCTGTGATGTTTGCTAAGACTTTGCAAGGGACTTTGgatgttctccccccccccttttttttttttgtcctcttgGTTTCCAGTCCTGTTTTAAGAGCAGCTCAGATGCTTTTTATGACATCTTACTTAGGGTACAGAGACAGGGAGGGGTTAAATGAGAGCTGTCTCCAGTTTGGCCTTTGGAAGGTGCAGACTTACAGAAGGCTGACTTCAGTCCAAGCCACAGTCATGTGTGTCACGGTTCTTTTTTAAGCTGTACCCAATTCAATTGACCCTGACTCAAGAGAGACCCAAAAGCACTGGAACCTGGATGGGGCTTTTCTTTATCTCTCCCtgtaagggttggggagatgctttattttggaaaaaCCAACATACATATGTGATATGTGAGTGCTTCCTATATTCTGTTCCATTGCTATCTCTATACTACAACAAATTTGACGATTACTACTACTAAGACAATGACTATTACTATTCAATACTCCATTACTATTACCTATTATGCTATTACCTATCACTTTATGTATTATGCCCTATACCAGCGTTTCTCAGCATTGctgactttaagatgtggacttcaactggctgggggattctgggagttgaagtccacacatcttaaagtcagcaaggttgagaagcactgatctacaCTATTACTCATATGCATCGACATTTCTTTCTTAAGCCTGTTGTGTCTTAAGGCCCCTCGCTCTGagattttttctcctttttctgttaCTGGCCAGCACGTAGAGCTCTTGCACCTTTTTTACATTCTGCTTTGTCTTGCTGGGCCTCTAtacctctttccctctcttttggACCCTCTGCTCCTTCTGAAGGAGAAATGCCTTCTTTCGTTCAGCTGCTGCACtctgtttgctggtggctgcagagctccaaaacgCGCCTCTTTGCTCACACCTGTCTtaaggttgcagctttattggcaacttTGCCCTGCTGATGCTGGGGGAAAGGCTCAGATGGGAGGGAAAGGGGGCAGTGCAGGGGCCTGCAGTTTTGCTGAGCAGCCTCCTCTTCCCCAACATGACAAACTTCCGTGTCTAACCAAATCACGATTTAGTCAACCTAACTGGATTTGCGTGACATACTGAATGGCAAACTGACCACTAGGAttgagttgaaaaaaaaaaaactggcaggcTTGTCATTCTGTATCTTGTGTGAGCACAACCACTGTCTGTTTCCAGAAACTGTGTAACCGGAACTGTTTTTCCTAGGTCCTCATATTCTACTTTCTGCGCTGCCTTTTGGCCTTCCTGAGTTGCGTTTGCgaactttatttttataagtGAGTATGGGCAAGTGCCTCCTTGGTTACTGCTGTGCACTGTATCGCTGTTGACCCAGGTGCTGTTGACAGGGTGTTTCTTAATCtgccgtacaggtagtccttgtcttACGACTGTTTGTTTAACGACAGTCCGAAGTTACGACGGCGTTGGAATGCGTGCTtgatggcctgtaaagcacttctgagtgtcaCAAAACGtcgcgcaccccccccccccgcagttacatgatcacattttgggcacttggcagccggctcacatttacaactggttgcagcgtcccatggttgCGTGATTGcattttgcgacttttttgctgttttccagcaaaaaaaccccattagggaagctggatttgcttaacgactgccataaAAGTGGtctaaaattgggtccggtcacgtggtgactcgacttacgaccccaacaatttatgatggaaattcAGCTCCCAATTGTGagtgtaagttgaggactgcctgcatAACTGTTACAGCAAAGTACCCTAGCAAAAATGTAGGCCTGGAGGGGTAAATGGGGAGGGTAGGTGGTGAGAGAAAGGAGGAGCCCCctttggggggctgggggggaaTATAAGCAGTGGGCTTGCAGCTCTTTTTAATTCAAACCTAATCGATTAAATTTAAATTGAGCATCCCTCTTGTGGGGCACTTTGATGGGGGGGGAGTCCCTGAAGCTTCCAATCatggcttttgtttgtttgtttgttttggtgggAAAGAGGTCAGCTCTGGGGCACCTGAGGGGTTCCTGGTTCATTTTCAGGTCTTTGTTTGACATTTTATGTTCTTTGAGCTTGGTGggtttcctgcagatgtttcgtCATCAGGCTAGGTAACGTTATCCTTGTCTGAGGGAGCAGAGTTTGTTGGTTGGCAGGCAACCCTATGTAAACAGCCAGCAGACACCACTCCCCCATGTGCTGCTGACGTTACCTGGCCTGGTCATGAGACGTCTGCAGGAGAAGtcccaagctcagagaacacccagAACCCAGCAGTTCCACTTTGAGCCACATACATTCTTTGCTCTGGTGACAAAACTCTTGGGCATGTTTCCGGATTTCCATGGCTTGTCAGCCGCACTGAAGGCCTGAATCCATTAGAAATCCTAAGAGCTGCTGTGGGTTTGTGGGTTGTTTTTTCCAGGCTATTGAATGGTagaatactattttaaaaaaagcattacaaTATTAGATGAATGGGGCACACCCCCAACTGCTATCCCATAGAATATCGTGCCTCTGCTGCTCTGGGGCTGCCCAATGGCTGATGCCCGGAGGGATCTTAGGAAAGAGCGAAGGTGTGAGAGCTCAGGATAGTAAGTGCTGCTTGCAGTTAGTTTTGAAAGGTTCTGAAGTCTGTTACCTCCGGAAGTAGTTTTAGACCATTGGGGTGCCTTGCTGACTTCCACTCTGTTCCACTTGGCCTCGGAGTCTTCCATAAGCAGCACAAGAGTTTTATCGCTGAGCTACCAATAAAGCTGTTCACACAGAGTGCATGGCCCTGCCTtttctgagatttatttatttatttatttatttatttatatttatttatttatcaaatttgtcaccgcccatctcttcccactggagggactctgggcggtttacaacaaaaccctcaataaaacaataaatatataaaataaaacctcTGTGAGATCTCAGCTACATGAGCCATCCTTAACTGCTTTGCCCCGTTGCACCAGAACAGGCTCCGATCCTCTTCTCTGTTTCCTCAGGGCAGTGTGCAAGAAGTTTGGGCTTCACGTGAGCAGGCTTATGCTGGCTTTCTTGATACTTAGTACCGGGATGTTCTGCTCAGTGCCTGGTAAGTTAGAGAAAGGAGTCAGGGAGGGGCTGGTGTCATTTTGCTGTTTGACAGGTAAGGAAATGTTGATAGGCCTTTGGCTTTGGAGAAAGCGGGAGATTAATGGGGACGAGCAAAAATGTTGCAGAGGAGCAAAGCTTAAATTCCTTGCCTAGGcagatgtttccttccttcccattcttcTTTCCTATTCCTGGTTTCAGAGATTGAGCTGGCACTACAGGTGCTTCTCAATCTTTGCTTCGCCCCAAAGACAGCCAGGAGGTTTGGTGTTCAACATTTTGCATTAGGTAGGGTGTGCAGACACTGAGCATCCCAATCTGGGGTTTAGTTTGAGCAGAAGGGGACTATGGAAGCTTTTCACCTTGCTTACTGTAGTTGCCCACCGTTTTTCTTAGGGTGAGAAATTCATCTGGATCCCTCAGGTGTAGCTGTGATAAATTCATGTCTTGTATTCAGGATAAAAAGGGGGAATTGGTTACAAAATCTTTCTGGTGATGAAAGAGGATCTGCATAGTGGCACTTAGGAGCCACTGGAAAGATTCCAAGGTGTATgccattctgttttttaaaatatttctatttaaatgctTGTATTTTGCTCGTTTATAAAATGTGCCTTGCacatgttcattaaaaaaaaagtaattaagaaCATTGAATTTTAAAAGTTGCACTTTAAGAAGGAATACTTCAGCAACAGTTCTAAAAACATATTAAAACCCCTTTTAaatttctagagcagtgtttctcagccttggcagcttgaagatgtgtagacttcaactcccagcaaggctggctggggaattctgggagttgaagtccacacatcttcaagctgccaaggctgagaaacactgctctcggAAGACAGGACAGCAATTACATCCTGCCAGAAACACACAGCGCTACTTGGCAATCAAATATATGTTGCTTCTTGTGGTGTAATTCCACGTAGGATTTCAGAGTACCCAGGGAATTTCTTTAATATTAAGCAGAATAACGCAGACCAATGTGATCTATTCTTACTGCCACTGATTCTCTGCAGTTTCAGGAGGAAAAAGATTAGCTCCTGATTCTTGCAGCCCATCCTTTTCATGCACAAATTTGCATGCTAAGTCAAATCCCTCTTTCTGGCTGCCTGCTCTTGGAATGCTCTGGGCTCCGTCCTGAGACAGCTGTATCCCGTTGCGGCAGGCGGGCGGGTGGTTTGCCCTAGGTTCTAGAGACTGACTTCTGTTGTGCGTCCTCTGCTTTCCAGCCTTCCTCCCCAGCAGCTTCTGCATGTATTGCACCATCGTAGCAATGACAGGGTGGTACATGGACAGAATATCTTTGGCAGTCCTGGGCATCGCTGCAGGAACCATTGTGGGTTGGCCCTTCAGTGCAGCGCTTGGGTAAGTGGGCACCAGAAGGAGGGATGCTGGAAGCATTCAGGGTGGCAGGAGGCAAACAGCAGGCTCCAGAGGGTCATTTGGGAACTGGGATTGGAGGGCGTTTCCCAAGCACCATCCTCTCTGTCTAAGCAGAGAGTTAAAGATTTGGTTAAGGAGCAGCGAAAGCCACCGCAAGAATTCGCAGTTCTTATAAGGGGCATCCTGGCCAGAGATAGTTGGCTTGGCACCTGTTCTGCTCCTGGCGCCACACctcaatttttttcattttaaaagtgaCAACAGTCTGGTAGAAATCTAGCCGGCCTCCCACATCATCTCCATTTAGAAGAATGCTTCTTGGTCTGCTGGAGACCTGCAGGGGATTCTTGGAAATTGAAAATGGAGGGCTGGGTTTAATAGTCTGCTCACTTCCTGGGGAAAATGGCAAAGAGACGCTAAGGGGTGGAAAACttctggggagggaggaagaggcaaGAGGACAGCCACTCTGATGATGTGCCTTTTGGTAAAATGAGTGTCTGTGGCCAAGCACACCTGTCGTGGCACGCCCTCCGTGAGAATGCATGCAACCTGCCCTTAAGCTTCAGTGTGCCAGCTGAGCCAGAATAGTTTCCTGCCCCTTCACTAATACATCCCCGGTCCTCCTTTGGGCAGACTCCCAATTGCCTTTGACTTTCTGGTCCTGAAAAGACAGTGGAAGAATTTCCTGCAGTGGTCTGTGGTGGCTCTGCTCGTGTTTCTGGTGAGTCTTTCAGAGTTGTGGTGGAGCGGCAGGTGGGGGCGAGAGGGAATGAGGGCCCGGTCCTTTCCGGGGGGGCTCATTAGGAtgtgccccttcccctccttcgTGGGCTCTTCCTCCCCAGTCCTGGAAGCCAGGCCTGAAAgcttctagcccagtgtttctcaaccttggcaactttaagacatgtggacgtcaactcccagaattccccagtcagcatgctggctagggagttctgggaattgaagtccacacatcttaaagttgccaaggttgagaaacactgatccagggCATTCCTAGCAGACCCCTGGATCCAGCCAGCAGCATAGGGCTGTGgtgttctctttattttatttttaacatgggAGGTGTGGGGAGAAGCCATACATTGTGGTGAAACTATAGTGAGAGTATGCATATATACTCTCAACTGCTTTTGGTGGGTTTGTACGCACCCTTTTGCGCTTGAGGACAAAGATGTCTTATTCACGCTGAGCTGGAGTTCCGCCTGTTGTTTCAAAACCGGGAAATTCCAGCAACGGCACAACCTTGTCCAACCTTGTGCAGGAGAAAGCTCTGAACTGTGGTCTGCTTTTCAATGAAGGTGCCCCTGGTGGCCATTGACAGCTACCACTATGGGAAGTTGGTGATAGCGCCGCTCAACATCGTTGTGTATAATGTCTTCACCCCACACGGGCCAGACCTTTATGGTGAGTCCACCTTCAGGGCACGAGGAAATGCTCTGGGATGGGGGGGGGTCCTGCagcctttcttccttccccttccccagttACTGGGCTCTGGCACCAGGCTTTAGTTCGGAGATGCTGTGACGGAAGCCTCCCGGTAGGAGCAGAGCCCTCAGAAAAGCTGGGgatgttccatttattttctgGAGGCCAAAGAGCTGAACCGGTGGGCCTCGTGGGCCTTCTCTGGGGATAAATTTGGTCAGCCAAACAAGGCAGCTCATAGCCCCTGAGGAAGCTTGATTCGGATTTGTTgagcctttcttttcctccacGGCCAGGATGCCGAATCCCCAGACCGCTGACATCTCAACGCCATCTCCCCTAATTGCAGAGGTCTGTCCCAGCCTGCCTCCCAAAATCAGGCAGACGATGCAGCGCGGGgcgtgcttcctcctcctctccttctagATCCCATCCCTTCCCCCAGGTGCTCCGTGGGATTCTCCCAGGATTCTTGCCACGAGCTGGTGGGTTCTGGAGGGGAGCATCTTACCTCTTTCTCCGTCACCCCCTGCAGGGACAGAGCCCTGGTCCTTCTACTTTGTAAATGGCTTCCTGAACTTCAACGTGGCCTTCGTCCTGGCACTGCTGGCCTTGCCGTTGACTTCCCTGATGGAGAGCCTCTTGCAGAAGTTTCGTGGTGAGCATCGCAGGGGGCAGAGGGGGGCTTTCCCGAGAGTTCCTGGCCAGACCCAGCCCAGGATCTGCAGCTGCCTCCGAACATGAAACATCTCAAGCTTGAATGGACTGCTCTGACCATTGGGGAAGCCTTCTGAGCCCAAAAGAACTTTTTCAGCTTTCTAGTGCAGGAAAGAGGCTGTCTTGTCCACCCAAAAAGCATTTTGAGCTTGAGGCCGCTTTGAGGGGTCGGAACAGCCCGTCTCAAACCCAAAGTGCCTGTTTTGAATTTGAGGCCTTTTGCACTCTTCTGATAAGCCTCTCTACCACATTTGGGGGGATGCATTGGTATGGATcagggctcctcaaccttgggaactttaagatgtgtggacttcaactcccagaattccccagccagcatggctagctggggaattctgggagttgaagtccacacatcttaaagttcccatggttgaggaaccctgatatgGATGAATGGGGGATGTATGAAAGGAAGCCCGAGGGCCTCTGCCCAGCATTTTCTAGCAGACTATCAACACAGGGACTCCTTGTAATCACAGGGAGTCACAGCCTCACTGGTCGACCTATCTTAAGCAATTCTGAGTCCTCCTTAAGACCTCAAGAGGAACACAGCCCAAACTAGGTTAATAGAAATCCTGGCAACCTGTGACCTTTAGCAGGTCTCCCAGAAATGGGTTAGTTGCCCACATTTTACTTAGATTCTCTGATTCTGGGAGCCTGCCTTgataagtccctgcaattttcttggcaaggtttttcagaagtggtttgccattgcctccttcctagagctgagagagggtgacgggcccaaggttactcagctggctttgtgcctaaggcaggattagaactcacagcctcctgctttctagcctggtgtcttaacccagtgtttctcaaccttggcaacttgaagatgggtggacttcaactcccagaattccccagccggatttgctggctggggaattctgggagttgaagtccacccatcttcaagttgccaaggttgagaaatgctgacttAGTGTTCCTGATCCAAGGCAGGATAGCTCCTACTTCCAATGAAATCCACTAGAGTGCAGCAGCTATCCACGTCTAGCAGAAGGCATGTTCAGGGGAAACACTCGGGCCTCCTGCCAGCCAAGCCAGCACCCACCGGAAGGCGAGGCCGAGAGGCTGGTCCCCccctcttgttcttttcttcacCAATTTTTCTTGCCTGTCAGCAGTGCGCTTCGCTCCCACCAGTGGCGAAATGCTTATGCCATCGCTTTCTTTCCCACCCCAAGTGTTTCCTTCTGAGGAGTGTTCCATTTTTTGACCCCCACGCATGCACACACCCCTTTGCCAATTGGATAatggattatttttaaataaactatttCCTGCTTCTTTGGCAGGGCGAGGTGGGGTGCCTTCCTTTCTCTTAAGGGAGAGAACGCGCTGCCTCCTCGTGATGGAGGTTCAGAAACGCCCATCCCTGCACaaactgttcatttattttttggcCTGAGAGGGCAAAGACTTTCCTCTTCAGGGGTGAGGGGAAAGGTTCGCCAGGCCTGGCAGGTAGCTGGCCTTCTAAAGAGGGCCCCTGACTTCTCCCCCTGTGGTTGCTCCTTCTTTACCTTCTCTTTCGGTTTGTTCCTCACCGCAGTCCAGAACCTGGGCCGCCCGTACTGGCTGACGCTCTCCCCCATGTACATCTGGATCCTGATTTTCTTCAGCCAGCCCCACAAGGAGGAGAGGTTTCTGTACCCCATCTACCCCCTGATTTGCCTCTGTGGAGCAGTGGGACTCTCGGCCCTCCAGGTGCGTTGGGGGGGAGAAACAATGGTGGGGCAGCGCATGAGAGGGCAGGAACGAAGTGGTTCCCCCGGCAGGCCTCGCTCTCGAGCAGAGAACGTGAGCTGCCGTTGCCTCCCTGCCCCTGGGCTCCAAGGCACCAGCGCTTGTCATGAGAACTTTGACACCACAGGGGCAGAAACGGTGCCCGACCTTTTATGAAATTGCCCGGAGCCGAATTCCAGAAAATCGGAAGACAGCAGCAGTTTTGCATCTCGGTCGTTCATTGTAGTGCACTTaaagctttgattgtgcagttgtgTCTACCTTCTGTGGGCCCCCGTTCCCAAAAATAGGCATTGGTGGCAAGCCAAAAACTTAAAGAGGCTTTTCTCCCCTCTTTCCATGCAAGAGGGTGGCATCCTTCCTGCTGTCTTTCTGGATCCTGGATTGGTCACTTGAGGCTTCTGGTCTCTGACATCTTTGTTTGGACTTTTGCGCATCCTCCCTCCTTTCTGAATGTAAATGGTGCTCACGGTTTTTCCTGTCCCCCTCCAGAAATGCTACCACTTTGTATTCCAACGGTACCGTCTGGAGCATTACACCGTCTCTTCCAACTGGCTGGCGCTGGGCACGGTCCTTGTCTTCGGCCTCCTCTCCTTTTCCCGTTCGGTGGCTTTATTCAGAGGTTGGTTTTGGCAAGGCAAGGAGAGCATCCCATTCGTGAGCCACAGAGCAGTTAACCAAAAGATAGTTTGAAGGGACCGTGTCCTCTTCCCCGTCCCACCCCCAACTTTATCCCCCGCAGTGATCT
This genomic interval from Candoia aspera isolate rCanAsp1 chromosome 9, rCanAsp1.hap2, whole genome shotgun sequence contains the following:
- the ALG9 gene encoding alpha-1,2-mannosyltransferase ALG9 isoform X1 → MAAKGARQRPRWGGGDLAAPARQRDEGPPLAAEENKAESSGSKAGHVWAPEGSTAFKCLISARFCAALLSNISDCDETFNYWEPMHYLVYGKGFQTWEYSPVYAIRSYAYLWLHALPALFHARILQTNKVLIFYFLRCLLAFLSCVCELYFYKAVCKKFGLHVSRLMLAFLILSTGMFCSVPAFLPSSFCMYCTIVAMTGWYMDRISLAVLGIAAGTIVGWPFSAALGLPIAFDFLVLKRQWKNFLQWSVVALLVFLVPLVAIDSYHYGKLVIAPLNIVVYNVFTPHGPDLYGTEPWSFYFVNGFLNFNVAFVLALLALPLTSLMESLLQKFRVQNLGRPYWLTLSPMYIWILIFFSQPHKEERFLYPIYPLICLCGAVGLSALQKCYHFVFQRYRLEHYTVSSNWLALGTVLVFGLLSFSRSVALFRGYHGPLDLYPEFHRIATDPTIHTVPEGRPVHVCVGKEWHRFPSSFLLPENWQLQFIASEFRGQLPKPFAKGPAATRVIPTDMNDQNKEEPSRYFDVSKCHYLVDLDSPDEAPREPRYAANKEEWITIAYKPFLDSSRSSRMFRAFYVPFLSDQQTKYMNYTILKPRRAKLGRKKSGG
- the ALG9 gene encoding alpha-1,2-mannosyltransferase ALG9 isoform X2, whose protein sequence is MKHLTTGNLCTTSFMAKASRRGNIPLFMPFAPMRTCGSMPSQPCSMPEFYRQTRAVCKKFGLHVSRLMLAFLILSTGMFCSVPAFLPSSFCMYCTIVAMTGWYMDRISLAVLGIAAGTIVGWPFSAALGLPIAFDFLVLKRQWKNFLQWSVVALLVFLVPLVAIDSYHYGKLVIAPLNIVVYNVFTPHGPDLYGTEPWSFYFVNGFLNFNVAFVLALLALPLTSLMESLLQKFRVQNLGRPYWLTLSPMYIWILIFFSQPHKEERFLYPIYPLICLCGAVGLSALQKCYHFVFQRYRLEHYTVSSNWLALGTVLVFGLLSFSRSVALFRGYHGPLDLYPEFHRIATDPTIHTVPEGRPVHVCVGKEWHRFPSSFLLPENWQLQFIASEFRGQLPKPFAKGPAATRVIPTDMNDQNKEEPSRYFDVSKCHYLVDLDSPDEAPREPRYAANKEEWITIAYKPFLDSSRSSRMFRAFYVPFLSDQQTKYMNYTILKPRRAKLGRKKSGG